A genomic window from Elaeis guineensis isolate ETL-2024a chromosome 3, EG11, whole genome shotgun sequence includes:
- the LOC105041324 gene encoding uncharacterized protein, with protein MERSTRSHRRRSSHRIRSTPYPLPSYQRKVPRKEENPRKALLAWEKKDWEDATCPVCLEFPHDAVLLLCSSHDKGCRPYMCATSYHFSNCLDQFQKAYAKEASSHNETLAENLSHGWPAWKKSEVMELTCPLCRGQVKGWTVVEPAREHLNRKKRSCMQDNCSFMGSYKELWKHVKAEHPFAKPHAVDPAHEQKWRALEYQSERADVLSTIRSSMPRAVVFGDYVIDMDDSELDTDDDGDGIFEGNRSIFYLIFQEAARRARRNISNGVSEVREEDDGLVPVMAAAAGGGGGGAAAADLTVVRSSEEYDESAAARVIRSDRQQRLLQQRRGRRRGRSVN; from the coding sequence ATGGAAAGAAGTACCAGAAGCCATCGTCGCCGTTCATCTCATAGGATCAGGTCAACTCCATATCCTTTACCTTCATACCAAAGGAAAGTTCCCAGAAAAGAAGAAAATCCAAGGAAAGCATTATTGGCCTGGGAAAAGAAGGATTGGGAAGATGCAACGTGCCCTGTGTGCTTGGAGTTCCCACACGATGCTGTCCTCCTCCTCTGCTCGTCTCATGACAAGGGCTGCCGTCCCTACATGTGTGCGACGAGCTACCACTTCTCTAACTGCCTTGATCAATTCCAGAAGGCATATGCTAAAGAGGCATCCTCTCATAATGAGACTCTGGCAGAAAACTTGAGCCATGGTTGGCCTGCATGGAAGAAATCTGAGGTAATGGAGCTAACATGCCCTCTATGTCGTGGGCAGGTGAAGGGATGGACAGTGGTGGAACCAGCACGAGAACATCTCAATAGAAAAAAGAGAAGCTGCATGCAGGACAATTGCTCATTCATGGGGTCATACAAAGAGCTCTGGAAGCATGTGAAGGCTGAGCATCCATTTGCAAAGCCTCATGCTGTGGACCCTGCACATGAACAGAAATGGAGAGCATTGGAGTACCAGAGCGAGCGGGCAGATGTGCTTAGTACGATAAGGTCATCGATGCCAAGGGCAGTGGTGTTTGGTGATTATGTGATCGACATGGATGATAGTGAACTTGATACTGATGATGATGGGGATGGAATCTTTGAAGGAAATAGGagtattttttatttgatctttCAGGAGGCTGCTCGCCGTGCACGGCGAAACATAAGCAATGGTGTATCTGAGGTTAGGGAAGAGGATGATGGTCTTGTTCCTGTCATGGCGGCGGCggctggtggtggtggtggtggtgctgCTGCTGCTGATTTAACTGTTGTTCGCTCCTCGGAGGAATATGATGAAAGTGCTGCAGCACGTGTAATCAGATCTGACAGACAACAGAGGCTGCTGCAGCAGCGTCGTGGTAGGAGACGGGGGAGAAGTGTGAACTGA
- the LOC105041323 gene encoding partner of Y14 and mago codes for MGSAGGGEKSPITRILSIPKEGERILAPTRRPDGTLRKPIRIRAGYVPQDEVAIYQSKGALLRKGLQPDVPPGYDLALDAKPKTKSAKRNERKKEKRHQAALASSTEKGKNLDSEQAEMVKSEEVPSAELMPQRLESMESVTDQMGRISLSTASVVVSPSTNLKEDPKPEASGPDIDRRIRALKKKIRLAEAQLQGNQQNLKPEQLEKMAKMEGWREELKLLEDRKANLVS; via the exons ATGGGCAGCGCCGGCGGCGGCGAGAAGTCGCCCATAACCCGCATCCTCAGCATCCCCAAGGAGGGCGAGCGGATCCTCGCGCCCACGCGGCGGCCCGACGGCACCCTCCGGAAGCCCATCCGCATCCGTGCCGGGTACGTCCCCCAGGACGAAGTTGCCATCTACCAGTCCAAGGGCGCCCTC TTGAGGAAAGGGCTTCAGCCTGATGTTCCACCGGGCTACGATCTGGCGCTGGATGCCAAGCCGAAGACCAAGTCGGCGAAGAGGAACGAGAGGAAGAAGGAAAAGCGGCATCAG GCTGCACTTGCTTCATCAACTGAGAAGGGCAAGAACTTGGATTCAGAGCAAGCCGAGATGGTAAAATCTGAAGAGGTTCCTTCTGCTGAACTCATGCCCCAGAGATTGGAGTCCATGGAATCAGTGACTGACCAGATGGGTAGGATCTCTCTTTCCACGGCATCTGTGGTGGTTAGCCCTTCGACAAATTTAAAGGAAGATCCAAAACCAGAAGCTTCTGGTCCTGATATAGATAGAAGGATTCGAGCACTGAAAAAGAAG ATTCGGCTTGCGGAAGCACAGTTACAGGGAAACCAACAAAATTTGAAACCTGAGCAGTTAGAGAAGATGGCAAAGATGGAAGGATGGCGCGAAGAACTGAAACTTCTGGAGGACAGAAAGGCCAATCTGGTTTCATGA